A genomic window from Blastococcus saxobsidens DD2 includes:
- a CDS encoding Dabb family protein has product MIRNVVVGRVRAGVPREQVEGALAAIVALDPPGCLDMRAGIDAGLRPGNWSFSITADFADADAYRAYDAEAEHNRVRRELFAPISEEIVRIQFET; this is encoded by the coding sequence GTGATCCGCAACGTCGTCGTCGGCCGGGTGCGCGCCGGAGTTCCGCGGGAGCAGGTCGAAGGAGCTCTGGCGGCGATCGTCGCCCTCGACCCGCCGGGTTGCCTCGACATGCGGGCCGGGATCGACGCCGGCCTGCGTCCCGGCAACTGGAGCTTCTCGATCACTGCCGACTTCGCCGACGCGGACGCCTACCGGGCCTACGACGCCGAGGCCGAGCACAACCGGGTCCGGCGGGAGCTGTTCGCCCCGATCAGCGAGGAGATCGTGCGGATCCAGTTCGAGACCTGA
- a CDS encoding ATP-binding SpoIIE family protein phosphatase yields the protein MTEALWACLPRPEHGPPARAVVDGRPTTLAELRSLRLRLRASLDDGGLPPGAAEDDLERLLLVFEELVSNGLRHGGAPVQVVVTDTGTGWLIEVGDATGDVPPVPAVGRDAALGGLGLYLVAQIAGAHGWTADGDGRKVVWARADFTGETGSAAAPVATSPAPVTAAPVGAAAPVSPSGAGPRVTRGAGTAPDRRRRSRSLPRRLSVAVAVVVLLLTLGLAWVTSAVNASNNERLLEQQIAEIATLLSAQVAVLQTQMADAGQVAAATAGEPGPFTRFAAATVSPPELSLSLWRVSGNQVEQVAVHGPAPLLAGDEATSFFTGLEPAGQLSVAGILDGPEPRLAYALRPGNTGGLVVHAEVPLNRRVSVPAGDAYSGLDLAVFLGRTTSPEQLVQTTAPLPIEGDTATRRVPFGDGELTVVAASRSSLTGPLSAALPWIVLGVGGALAVGGGTIVEILSRRRAVAERLAADNAELYRRQRGIAGTLQHALLPEVPRVEGLELAARYVAGADELEVGGDWYDVIPGPAGRWVFVVGDISGQGLPAATTMASLRFAVRAYVAQGDDIATVMHKLGGLLDVHVDHQFATVLLGELDPAEGVVRIASAGHFPPLLISGSRAEYLDCRVGPPVGVATDVPAVTETRVAGPATLLAFTDGAVERRGEDVDTGLERLRTAAVAAVGRPLPAVLDRLMQLPIDDGGRDDTVILALRWGS from the coding sequence ATGACCGAGGCGCTGTGGGCATGCCTGCCCCGGCCGGAGCACGGACCGCCCGCACGGGCGGTCGTCGACGGCCGGCCCACCACGCTCGCCGAGCTCCGCTCGCTGCGGCTGCGCCTGCGCGCCTCCCTCGACGACGGCGGTCTGCCGCCGGGCGCCGCGGAGGACGACCTCGAACGGCTGCTCCTGGTGTTCGAGGAGCTGGTGAGCAACGGCCTGCGGCACGGTGGAGCGCCGGTGCAGGTGGTCGTCACCGACACCGGCACCGGCTGGCTGATCGAGGTCGGCGACGCCACCGGCGACGTCCCGCCGGTCCCGGCGGTCGGCCGGGACGCCGCGCTCGGGGGACTGGGGCTGTACCTGGTCGCGCAGATCGCCGGTGCGCACGGGTGGACGGCGGACGGGGACGGGCGCAAGGTCGTGTGGGCGCGGGCGGACTTCACCGGCGAGACCGGCTCCGCGGCGGCCCCCGTGGCGACGTCGCCGGCACCTGTGACAGCGGCGCCGGTCGGCGCCGCCGCACCGGTATCCCCGTCCGGCGCCGGCCCCCGGGTGACCCGCGGAGCCGGCACGGCACCGGACCGGCGCCGCCGATCCCGGAGCCTGCCACGGCGGCTGAGCGTCGCCGTCGCGGTCGTGGTGCTGTTGCTGACCTTGGGCCTGGCCTGGGTGACCTCGGCCGTCAACGCCAGCAACAACGAGCGGCTGCTCGAGCAGCAGATCGCCGAGATCGCCACCCTGCTGTCGGCGCAGGTAGCGGTCCTCCAGACCCAGATGGCCGACGCCGGGCAGGTCGCCGCCGCCACCGCCGGCGAACCCGGCCCGTTCACGCGCTTCGCGGCCGCAACGGTCTCTCCGCCGGAACTGTCCTTGTCGCTGTGGCGGGTCAGCGGGAACCAGGTCGAGCAGGTCGCCGTGCACGGCCCCGCTCCGTTGCTGGCGGGCGACGAGGCGACGTCCTTCTTCACCGGCCTGGAGCCGGCCGGTCAGCTGAGCGTCGCCGGGATCCTCGACGGGCCGGAGCCGCGGCTGGCCTACGCGCTGAGGCCGGGCAACACCGGGGGGCTGGTCGTCCACGCCGAGGTGCCGCTGAACCGCCGGGTGTCGGTGCCAGCGGGCGATGCGTACAGCGGTCTGGACCTCGCCGTGTTCCTGGGGCGGACGACGTCGCCGGAGCAGTTGGTGCAGACCACCGCACCGCTGCCGATCGAGGGAGACACGGCCACCCGGCGGGTGCCCTTCGGGGACGGCGAACTCACCGTCGTCGCGGCGTCGCGCTCCTCGCTCACCGGACCGCTGTCGGCGGCGCTGCCGTGGATCGTGCTCGGCGTCGGCGGGGCGCTCGCCGTCGGGGGCGGGACGATCGTGGAGATCCTGTCCCGGCGCCGGGCGGTCGCCGAACGGCTGGCCGCCGACAACGCGGAGCTCTACCGGCGCCAGCGGGGCATCGCCGGCACCCTGCAGCACGCGCTGCTGCCCGAGGTGCCCCGCGTGGAGGGTCTGGAGCTCGCGGCCCGCTACGTCGCCGGTGCCGACGAGCTGGAGGTCGGGGGCGACTGGTACGACGTGATCCCCGGCCCCGCAGGGCGGTGGGTCTTCGTCGTGGGGGACATCTCCGGCCAGGGGCTGCCGGCCGCGACCACCATGGCCTCCCTGCGGTTCGCGGTGCGCGCCTACGTGGCCCAGGGGGACGACATCGCGACGGTCATGCACAAGCTCGGCGGGCTCCTCGACGTCCACGTCGACCACCAGTTCGCCACGGTCCTGCTCGGGGAGCTCGACCCGGCCGAGGGCGTCGTCCGGATCGCCTCCGCCGGGCACTTCCCCCCGCTGCTGATCAGCGGTTCCCGAGCGGAGTACCTGGACTGCCGGGTCGGTCCGCCCGTCGGGGTGGCGACCGATGTGCCGGCGGTGACCGAGACGCGGGTCGCGGGCCCCGCGACGCTCCTCGCCTTCACCGACGGTGCGGTGGAACGCCGTGGGGAGGACGTCGACACCGGGCTGGAACGCCTGCGGACCGCTGCGGTGGCGGCGGTCGGGCGGCCGCTGCCCGCCGTCCTCGACCGGCTCATGCAGCTGCCGATCGACGACGGCGGGCGCGACGACACGGTCATCCTCGCCCTGCGGTGGGGAAGCTGA